ATCCAGACGTAATAAGAATAGACCAATGAAATGTCTTTATGAAAAAGACATACTCATGGGCAACTGCCAGATGATAAGTTAAGTATGACAAATGGGGGTTGTGATGCCAACTTTAATACAGGGTTTTGAGGAGCGCAATCTCGCTATGACTAAGGAGGCAGAAAAATTAGCTGATTATTGGGGTAAGCGTCTGGCGGCGGAGTGTCCAGAACAAAGCATGGCCAACAGAAAAAGTATTATTCTTTGGCTTTTAGGAAGTGATTTAGAACGCTTCGACCAGAGCAAACCTCAAGAACTCAACATTGCTAAACAAGCGATGGAATATCGCTGGAAAATTTTACGTCAACGCTACTTGGGTATCGGGCGAGAACGTGCCTACCGTCACCTGCTGACTCGTCTAGGAAATTTAGTCACATTACGCAATAGTATACAGACTTGGGTTTCTCTGAGTCGCGATCGCCAGCGTAGTGTTATGGATGTTTTGCAAGAAGTTATACAAGAATTACTGCAAAACGATAAGTATATGCAGCAGCAAATGGCTTGTATTGCTGAATTTACCCCGGATAAACGACTGCGTGATACGCTATTATTTGCCAGTATAGAAGAGTATTCTATGCGTCCAGTGCGGAATCAACCCTTGCTCCTATATAGATTTGTCAACTACCTGCGACGGGTTCAGCGTGGGGGCTTAACCCAAGTGCCAAGCAGTGATTTAGTTAGGATAGTTTCCGAAGAAATCCTCTCAGAGGATAATGATCATCGGGTGAACTTGGCGGATAATCAGGCAGTTGCCGAATATCAAACAGCACAACAACTAGAAGAACAACAAGCACTGCGGCAGCTAGTACAACAGGAATTTGCTGATTATTTACAAGAAACCCTGGGAGAAGAAGCAGTAGAGTGGCTGCGATTGTATCTGCAAGGCAAATCCCAAGATGAAATCGCCAAAAAACTACATAAGCCAATCAAAGAAATTTACCGACTGCGAGAAAAAATTAGCTACCATGCGGTGCGCGTCTTTGCCCTCAAAGGTAAACCAGAACTCGTGGATAACTGGTTGGGAATTTCCCTAGCAGAAAATAATTTGGGACTAACTCAAAACCAATGGCAGCAGCTGTATGAAAACTTAACTCCTTTGAGGCGACAAATCCTAGATTTGCGTAAAGCAGGCAATTCTATAGAAGCAATAGCTCAACAGTTAAAGCTCAAAACTCATCAGGTGATGGGCGAATGGACAAAAGTCTATCTTGCAGCCCAATCTCTAAGAATTCAGGAATGAGTTTCACAACTGGCGATGTTTGATTTCTGCCAGCGCTAGGGTCGAGGTGATTTTTTCGGCGAAATGGCTATTTTGGATGAATCCCCCCGTTCAACCGATGTGATTGCCCTTTCGCCAGTAAAGTTGTTGAGTATCTCTAGAGAGCGTTTTATTCAAATATTATTTAAAGACCCGCAGTTACATCACCGGATGTTGCAACTGATGGTGCGGCGATTGCGACAAATTAACCAGCCCTTACAAATTCGCTCTTATCGGCCTGCTGTCAAACTGGCTCATACCCTAATTAATTTGGGCGAAAGCTATGGACAAGAATCAAGCAAAGGTAAGGAAATTTTGAATATTCCTTTCAAAGATTTAGCCTAGGTGACAGAAATTGGTGTTGAAGAAACTACCAAAATCATGCAAAAACTCGATGAAAAAGGTTGGATCATGATTGACAGTGCCAACAATATTATTAATCTGATCAACTGGAAACAGTTGATTAACCTAGCTGGCAAGGTTTAAGCTCGACTTTATGTGTTTACACCAATAATTCCCCCCTTCAGAGTTAGAACACCAACATATTTACGAAATTACCCTTTCTGCATCATGATAAATGTAATGGTTTGGACATGACATTTATGAAATGTGGGAAACTACTTGTATTGGGTAAATCTCAGGCTAGTTAAATGTGTTCAGAAGTTGACCGTACTCATATTCGCTCAAATTGCTCCCCCTGTAGCAAATACTCAAGACGTTATCCTTGTAGGATGTAGCGGTTCCTTCGGGTATACGGTCAAGATGCAGGGGGTAAATTCCTAGGAATCCCTATGACGCAAGAATCCTGTGGCTTTTGAGCATGGGGAGTGTCAATCAGTCTTCAGTCTACAGTTGTTAACTATTGACCATTAACTATTGACTTACGACCATTGACTATTGACTATTGTCTATAAACTATTGACTCAAAATTTATAACTCTTAATTACAGATGACCGAAGCAACAGCACCTCGTATCGAGATTGGCATCCAGGAAACAGTACCGATGATTCATTACCTGGTGGCAATGCCTCAACCACAAACGCATCTGTTTGAGGTGACATTGCAGCTAATCAACCACTCATCAAAAATTCTTGACTTGAAAATGCCAGTATGGACACCAGGCTCATACTTAGTGCGAGAATACGCCAAAAATTTACAGTATTTTGCCGCTTTTGCAGGGGATAAGCCTTTGCCTTGGCGAAAAATCAGTAAAAACCATTGGCAGGTCAATACAAGCGGTGTTTCAGAATTAACTGTGCGTTACCGGATGTTTGCCAATGAGCTATCGGTACGGACGAATCATTTGGATAGTACCCACGGCTATTTCAACGGTGCGGCACTGTTTTTTAGACTCCCTGGTTGGGAAAGTCTACCAATTCAGATTACTGTCGTACCACCGCGCCCAGACTGGCGGGTAACTACTTCTTTACCAGCAGTTGGTGGGCAAGCCTATACTTTCTTAGCTGACGATTTTGACACTCTTGTGGATAGCCCTGTGGAAATTGGTAACCACAAATCATATTACTTTGAGGTTTTGGGAAAGCCCCATGAACTGGCTGTTTGGGGAGAGGGTAATTTACAATCACAGCAAGCAATTGCCGATATCCAAAAAGTTATCCAGGTGGAAGCGCAGATGTTTGGGGGTTTACCCTACGAACGATATATTTTTCTGCTGCATTTATTCGCCCAAGCTTATGGAGGGTTGGAGCATAAAAACTGTTGTTCATTAATTTACCAGCGTTTTGGGTTTCGCTCTCAGGATAAATACGAGCGCTTTGTGCAATTGGTGGCACATGAATTTTTTCACTTGTGGAATGTCAAACGCATTCGCCCCAAAGGTTTGGAAGTTTTTGATTATGAGCAGGAAAACTATACTTCTTCTTTGTGGTTCTGTGAGGGAACTACAAGTTACTACGATTTACTGATTCCTCTGCGGGCTGGCATTTATGATGCTAAGTCCTATTTAAGTCATTTGAGTAAGGAAATTACCAGATTTCTGACTACGCCTGGGCGCAAGGTGCAACCACTGGCTGAGTCGAGTTTTGATGCTTGGATTAAACTTTATCGTCCAGATGCCAATAGCAATAATTGCCAAATGTCCTACTATTTGAAGGGGGAAATGGTTTCTTTGTTGCTAGATTTGCTGATTAGAGCCAGACATGGTAATCAGCGATCGCTTGATGATGTGATGCGGCAAATGTGGTGGAAATTTGGACAGCCAGAAATTGGCTACACCCCCGAACAGTTGCAGGAAGTAATTGAATCGGTGGCGGGTGTGGATTTGGCTGATTTCTTTGAATCCTACATTAATAGCACTGACGAATTACCTTTTAATCATTACCTGGAACCTTTCGGTTTACATCTAGTAGCCGAACGAGAAGAAGAACCTTATTTAGGTATTAAGGCAAAAACTGAAAATGCACGAGAAGTAATTAAATTTGTGGAAGTCGGCTCACCTGCACAAGTAGCGGGAATTGATGCAGGCGATGAGTTATTGGCCATTGAGGGTATCCGGTTAACAGCTCATCAACTGAGCGATCGCCTCAAAGATTACCAACCAAACGATACTATTGCAGTCACAGTTTTCCACCAAGATGAATTACGCACCTATTCTGTTACCCTTGGTACACCACATCCGACTAAGTTTCAGATTGTTCCAGTACATAATCCCGACCCCTCGCAAAAAGAGAATGGTGCAGGGTGGTTAGGCGTACCGATAGTTACTCTTCGTTAATAGGTGAACTACCTACACTGCACCGCCATCAGTGTAGGCTTCTCAATTCATTGGGGTTAATCAAATGCTCCACCGTGTTAAGTTGTCTTTGAAAATATAACCGATACAACTCACACGCCGGAGTACAGCGATCGCCTGACAGATTCACCAGCCCCATACTATATAATTTATATGCTATGGTAGGCTCCAAATTCACATCATTGCTCGCAGTAATTACCTCATAGAAAGCAGTAGCCAATTCTGGCTCCCCTTGCAATACCAATACATACTGTTTCAAATACTCGTGATAAATTCCCTTTGTAGTCGCTGCTTGTTGTAGTAGTTCCTCTAGGTTCCCTTCTAAGCCTCCCTTACCCACAAGGTGATACAAAGCCAATCTGACTAAATAGGGATGTCCCCCCACCATCGCCATCAAACGTTGAGTATTCTGACTATCAACCCAATCTAAACCATGACGTTGTGCTAAATCCTCAACCTGCTCTTTTGTAAAATTTGGCAACTTAATTAACAACCCCATATTGAATGGGGATTTTGTCAGTTTTAAACTCACAAGAATATCCTGAGAATAAACCAATACCAGGCGGAGCTTTTGCCAAACTTCCACCATTTTGGACTGTTCATACCAAGAACGCATCAATGGCAGAAATTCCCCAGCAATCTCAGGATAATCAAATACCCAATCTACTTCGTTGAATACCAACACCACAGGACTTTTCACAGCAGTTAGCAAATACTTCTGGAAATACATAGAGCAGCTAACTTTACTACCCATATCCTCATCCCAGTAATCGTTAAGTTTTGGTTCTAGCTGTAACTCCCGGCTAACATTGGCACACAACCAGCGTAAAAACTTATCCAAACTGCTAAAGACTGCTTTATCTGCTTGCTGAAAATCCAAACTAACGGTGCGAAAACCTTCATTAGTAGCCCGTGTAATTATCCTGAGAATCAGAGAACTTTTTCCCATTTTATTCGGAGATTGGATACAGACAACACTTCCTGGTGTAGTTATTTCTGCATAGAAAAGTTCCTCTATTGGCGGGCGAGGAATGTATAATCTAGAATTAGGAGATACTGGGCTATTAGGAAATTCCAGAGATATGGCAGTTGCAGCCCGGTTAAACTCCTTAATTAACTGTTGATGGGTTTTAGTGAGACGGCGAGATAACAACTTTTCACGGAAGTTAGATTTATGAATCGGTTCCCCCCAAAAATCGCTTAAAGATTGCCATAAATGAGCAGCAACTTTCCGCACACGCTCTTCCCCGTAGTGGGCTTCAAAAGCTATACTTGTATATGTTTTTCCCTCCCAGGAAGAACGCAAAATCATCTCTTGGAGTGTTGTCACACCATTAACTTGGCTGGCTTTTAGTAGCAATACGACTTCATCTATCGTCATTCTTCATTGGCCTTAGTTCTGTGTTTTTTTGTCCTCGAAGTTGAGGTTCTGAGGATTAAAATTAATGTAGCCTCCTAAATTTGATTGAAAGCCTAATTTTTTTCCAAAAAGCTACAAATGCAGCTTGACAATATTACTTTTTTGTGAAAAATCTGACGTACATCGATTTTAGAGTTATTTAAATAAAAATTCACAGGTATTCCATCTCGTTAATTCGTAATTTTAGATACTCATTATCTAATATTTGGAGATATAGATGTACAAAATGTAGTTAATTTTTGGTAAAATTTTATGTGAGCGATCGCCACAGAAGTTACAATCTTCCGGTGAAGATTTCCTATATTTAATTCAAGATTAGAAATACTTTTTTTATTTTCAGGTACTAACACAGCGCAGAGAAAGAAACCCAGCATATCTTCCTCATCCTATCAGCCGCTATGAATATCCCAGAACCTGCTACCTACAACATGGAAGCTCATATTTCAGCGTCAAGCTTGCAAAATTTCCCAGATCAACAGCCACAAGCAGCCTTACAAATGGCATTAGCTTCTAGTGGTCTAGGTTGGTGGAATTGGAATTTAGTTACCAATAAAACCTATTTTGACCCTCAGTGGAAGCACATTTTAGGGTATCAGCGAGAAGAAATTACCAACGCCTATGAATCCTTTGAAAAACTTGTACATCCAGAGGATTTGTGGAAAGTCCAACAGGTATTACAAGAGTATCTTCAAGGATGCACACCTAAATTTGAAATTGAATTCAGAATGTTGGCTAAATCTGGCGAGTGGAAATGGATTTTATCAGGTGGTTGTGTATTTGAGTGGGATGAATTTGGTAAACCCATATTGATGACAGGAACTCATAGAGATATTACCCAAGAGAAGTTGTTTCAAGAAAGTTTGCAACAGGATAAAAAGCAAGAACAATTGTTAGCAGAAGCACAAATAAAAGAAAAGTCAGCACAACTGCAAATTACCCAAAGACAATTATTACAGAATGACCAAATGGCTAATCTCGGTCAAATCGTAGTCGAGATGGCTAACGAAATTTATCATCCTGTTAACTTTATTTATGATAATTTTCATCCCACAAGTCAGTATGCTGAAGAGTTAATTAAAGTAATTGAACTGTATCAATATTATTATCCCAAACCGAACTCAGAAATTACCTCATATTTGCAAGAGTTCGACTTTAGTCTGATAAAAACAGACTTTTTACAATTGCTTTGGTCAATGCAATCTGGCTCTGAGCGTCTTCAAGAGATTGTTTCGGCTCTGCGGAATTTCTCGAACCTTGATGCAGATAAAATGCAAAAATCTAACCTACATGAGGGACTGGATAGTGTAATCAGGATATTGCAGCATCGCCTCAAAGAAAAGCCAGATAGACCAGGAATTGAAGTTATTAAAGAATTTGGAGAATTACCTTTAATTGACTGTTATCCTGGAGAGTTAAATCAGGTATTTATGAATATTCTAAATAATGCCATTGATGCGTTAGAAGAAAGGATGAAACAAGATTATTCCTTGATTCCCCAGATTTTCATTCGCACAGAAGTTGTGAGCAGTCATTTATCATTAGTCACTAGTAATGAATCCCACAGAGTTGATAATCAGCTTGGGAAAAAGCAAAAAGTTGTGATTCATATTTATGACAATGGTAAAGGTATTCTTCCGCATATTAAAAGGCGGATTTTTGAACCTTTCTTTACTACTAAAGCAATGGGTAAAAGTAAGGGTCTAGGACTAGCAATTAGTCAACAAATTATTGTGGAAAAACATCATGGGAAACTTAGGTGTAATTCTCAATTAGGTCAAGGTACAGAGTTTGTTATTGAAATGAATACCACAGCGCGACACTATGCTGATATGAGAAGACACGCTAATTTTTAAGTAATAAAGTCTGTGGAAGAAAATAAAGAACCTCACCCCCAGCCCCTCTCCTTAGTAAGGAGAGGGGAGACTTTATACGTAGGTTGAAAGATTCGGCATTTTGGCATGACAAATCTTTCGGTTCCGGTTTTAATAATATATCAACAGGGATAACGGGAATGCGAAAACTGTCCGCAGTATAGGGTCAAGCCTTGTTTTCAATCCTCCCATCTCTATGCCAGTTGTTGATTTTGTGCTGTTGAACGGCTAAAATGGGTGAACAAGTCAATTCGCCGCACGAAGTCATCGCTTCATTACAACTGGCTAAATATGTGACTAAATTAAATAAGTTAACAGTTATAGCGGTTCTCGGTTGAGTGAGATAGAAGAACCCCACCCCCAACCCCCTCCGGTGCAAGCGAGGAACCACTATGTACACACAAATAATCTGATCCCCCTAAATCCCCCTTAAAAAGGGGGACTTTGATTCTAGTTCCCCCCTTCTCAAGGCTACGGTGTACACACAAATGATTAAATTCTCAAAATCCTTTTTTTGTAGGGTGTGTTGTCGCGCAGCGCAACGCACCATCCCAAATTTGCGGTGCGTTAGGACTAACGTCCATAACACACCCTACCTAAATGAAAGGTTTTTGGACTTGTGTGTAGACCGTAGCGCAAGCGAGGAGGGGGCTATGATGTATTTCATTCAAGTGCATAGCACTATAACTGATAACTGTTAACTGTTAACTGATAACTGATAACTATTCTGTGGGTGCTGGTTCTTCTACAGGGCGAATTATGGCTGGGGCTGGTGTGACTTCTGGTTGGAAGATTCCTTCTAATGCTTGTTCTAATGTTGGAGCCATGACGATGCGGTTTTCAAAGGCGACGATTACTCGGACTAGGGTGGGTAGTCTGTTTTGGGTGGCTTCTAAATAAATTGGCTCGACGTATAATAATGATTGTTCTATGGGAATAATCAAGAGATTACCTTGAACGGCTCTTGAACCCTGGCGGTTCCATAGGGAAATTTGCTGGGAAATTACTGGGTCTTGGTTAATTCGGGCTTCTATTTGCTCTGGTCCGAAAATTAAGCGTTCTTTGGGAAATACATATAGTAGTAATTTACCGTAATTTTCACCGTCTGACCTTGCTGCTAACCAAGCGATTAAGTTGGAGCGTTGTCTGGGTGTGTAGGGTAATAATAAGATAAATTCTTCTGTACGAGGAGAATCGTTTTCAACGAAGGGAAGGGTGGGGAGGCTGGTTATTAAATAGTAGGGGTCTACTGGACGGGCTTCACTACCATAGATTTCGTTGGGTATTTGCCATTGGTCTTCTCGGTTATAGAATACCTGGGGGTCTGTCATGTGGTAGGTCATCAATCGCTCTGA
The window above is part of the Nodularia spumigena CCY9414 genome. Proteins encoded here:
- a CDS encoding HetZ-related protein 2, whose protein sequence is MGVVMPTLIQGFEERNLAMTKEAEKLADYWGKRLAAECPEQSMANRKSIILWLLGSDLERFDQSKPQELNIAKQAMEYRWKILRQRYLGIGRERAYRHLLTRLGNLVTLRNSIQTWVSLSRDRQRSVMDVLQEVIQELLQNDKYMQQQMACIAEFTPDKRLRDTLLFASIEEYSMRPVRNQPLLLYRFVNYLRRVQRGGLTQVPSSDLVRIVSEEILSEDNDHRVNLADNQAVAEYQTAQQLEEQQALRQLVQQEFADYLQETLGEEAVEWLRLYLQGKSQDEIAKKLHKPIKEIYRLREKISYHAVRVFALKGKPELVDNWLGISLAENNLGLTQNQWQQLYENLTPLRRQILDLRKAGNSIEAIAQQLKLKTHQVMGEWTKVYLAAQSLRIQE
- a CDS encoding M61 family metallopeptidase, with protein sequence MTEATAPRIEIGIQETVPMIHYLVAMPQPQTHLFEVTLQLINHSSKILDLKMPVWTPGSYLVREYAKNLQYFAAFAGDKPLPWRKISKNHWQVNTSGVSELTVRYRMFANELSVRTNHLDSTHGYFNGAALFFRLPGWESLPIQITVVPPRPDWRVTTSLPAVGGQAYTFLADDFDTLVDSPVEIGNHKSYYFEVLGKPHELAVWGEGNLQSQQAIADIQKVIQVEAQMFGGLPYERYIFLLHLFAQAYGGLEHKNCCSLIYQRFGFRSQDKYERFVQLVAHEFFHLWNVKRIRPKGLEVFDYEQENYTSSLWFCEGTTSYYDLLIPLRAGIYDAKSYLSHLSKEITRFLTTPGRKVQPLAESSFDAWIKLYRPDANSNNCQMSYYLKGEMVSLLLDLLIRARHGNQRSLDDVMRQMWWKFGQPEIGYTPEQLQEVIESVAGVDLADFFESYINSTDELPFNHYLEPFGLHLVAEREEEPYLGIKAKTENAREVIKFVEVGSPAQVAGIDAGDELLAIEGIRLTAHQLSDRLKDYQPNDTIAVTVFHQDELRTYSVTLGTPHPTKFQIVPVHNPDPSQKENGAGWLGVPIVTLR
- a CDS encoding AAA-like domain-containing protein, which encodes MTIDEVVLLLKASQVNGVTTLQEMILRSSWEGKTYTSIAFEAHYGEERVRKVAAHLWQSLSDFWGEPIHKSNFREKLLSRRLTKTHQQLIKEFNRAATAISLEFPNSPVSPNSRLYIPRPPIEELFYAEITTPGSVVCIQSPNKMGKSSLILRIITRATNEGFRTVSLDFQQADKAVFSSLDKFLRWLCANVSRELQLEPKLNDYWDEDMGSKVSCSMYFQKYLLTAVKSPVVLVFNEVDWVFDYPEIAGEFLPLMRSWYEQSKMVEVWQKLRLVLVYSQDILVSLKLTKSPFNMGLLIKLPNFTKEQVEDLAQRHGLDWVDSQNTQRLMAMVGGHPYLVRLALYHLVGKGGLEGNLEELLQQAATTKGIYHEYLKQYVLVLQGEPELATAFYEVITASNDVNLEPTIAYKLYSMGLVNLSGDRCTPACELYRLYFQRQLNTVEHLINPNELRSLH
- a CDS encoding PAS domain-containing sensor histidine kinase — its product is MNIPEPATYNMEAHISASSLQNFPDQQPQAALQMALASSGLGWWNWNLVTNKTYFDPQWKHILGYQREEITNAYESFEKLVHPEDLWKVQQVLQEYLQGCTPKFEIEFRMLAKSGEWKWILSGGCVFEWDEFGKPILMTGTHRDITQEKLFQESLQQDKKQEQLLAEAQIKEKSAQLQITQRQLLQNDQMANLGQIVVEMANEIYHPVNFIYDNFHPTSQYAEELIKVIELYQYYYPKPNSEITSYLQEFDFSLIKTDFLQLLWSMQSGSERLQEIVSALRNFSNLDADKMQKSNLHEGLDSVIRILQHRLKEKPDRPGIEVIKEFGELPLIDCYPGELNQVFMNILNNAIDALEERMKQDYSLIPQIFIRTEVVSSHLSLVTSNESHRVDNQLGKKQKVVIHIYDNGKGILPHIKRRIFEPFFTTKAMGKSKGLGLAISQQIIVEKHHGKLRCNSQLGQGTEFVIEMNTTARHYADMRRHANF